Sequence from the Alicyclobacillus vulcanalis genome:
CATGGCGCTCGTAGGTGTCGTCACGGGATGCGGCACGGCTGAGACAACGCAGCCTGCGGCTCAGAAGACGGCGTCGGGCGCCGCCGACGTGCAATCGGCCACGCTTACGGTCGGATTGCAGGCTGATCCCGCGACGCTCGATCCAGCCCTTTCGAGTGCGCTTGTAGACCGACAGGTGATGGCGAACATTTACGACACGCTATTTTCCCTGACGCCTACAGGAAAAATCGTTCCAAACCTAGTTGAGTCATATTCCGTATCAAAAAACGGTCTGGTGTACACGTTTCAGCTTCGCCATGGAATCAAATTTCAGGACGGTACGCCGTTCAATGCTCAGGCGGTTCAATTCAATCTCGAGCGGGATATGGCCGCAACTTCGGCGCGTAGAAACGAGCTCTCCTCTATTTCAAGCGTTGAAACGCAGGGCGAATACACTGTCATCGTACGTCTGTCGCATCCTTACAGTCCGCTGCTCGCGGTCTTGACAGACCGCGCTGGCATGATGGTGTCACCGACCGCCGTGAAGAAGGAAGGAGCCAATTATCCTGATCACCCTGTCGGAACGGGGCCTTTCATGTTCTCGAGCCGGGTCAAGGGCGACCATATCACGCTGGTGGCCAACCCTCACTATTGGAAAGGAAAGCCTAAACTCAGTGAGGTCACGTTCAAGATTTTCACGGATCCAAACGTTGAAATCACAAATCTTGAGAACGGAAGCATCCAGCTGGCCGACCAAGTGCCGGCGCAACAGCTTGGACTCCTGGAAAAGAACCCGAACTTCGTGGTGTCGAACAAACCGGGTCTGGGATATCAAGGCATTTATCTCAACGTGACACAACCGCCATTTAACAACAAATACCTCCGTTTGGCTGTGGATGCAGCCATCAATCGCTCCTTGCTCGTCAATGTCGCGCTCAAGGGCGAGGCAACGCCCGCATGGGGGCCGTTCAGTCCTGAATCGCCGGTCTTCAATCGGACGCTGGATTTGCCACCCGCGCCGAATGCTGCACTGGTCAAGCGCTATCTGAAAGAGGCCGGGGATCCAAATGGATTCAGCTTTACGCTCCAGACTGCGAACAACCCGGTTTCTACCGAAATCGCTCAGATCGTGCAGAGCATGCTGCAGCCGTATCACATTCAGATGAATATCCAACAGTTGGAGTTCGGTACCCTCCTTGCCAATAACACGGACCACGATTTTCAGGCTTCGGCCTTAGGTTGGTCGGGACGGATCGACCCAGACAACAACGCATATCAGTTCTGGCACACGGGCGGCGCGCAGAATGGCTCGAACTTCAGTGATCCGACAGCCGACAAGCTGCTGGACGAGGCCCGCGAGACACTATCGATGGACAAGCGAAAGGTCTACTACGACGAGTTTGTTCAAGAACTGCATCGGCAGGCGCCCTACGTGTTCTTGTATTTCCCAAACAACACGTACGCCTATTCCAAGCAGCTTCACGGTTTTCAGTCGTATCCAGACGGTGTCTTCCGCCTCTATTCCATGTGGTTGTCGTGAATTCGCAACATCTCCACGGGCCTCCGCCACTCTCGTGGCGAGGCCCAGTTCGAATTTAGAAGGTGAATCTCGTGCGTTACGTGGTCGAGCGACTCATCACCATGCTTCCCGTCCTGTTTTTTCTCAGCATCATGGTGTTTAGTTTCATCCATCTTATACCTGGAAATCCTGCTGAGATTCTGCTGGGGCAAGACGCCACTCCACAGGCCATCCGCGCCTTGGACGCACAGATGGGCCTCAATAAGCCGCTCATCGTTCAGTACCTCACATGGTTGTTGCATGTCTTACAAGGCAACTTAGGTACCTCGCTCGTCGACCACGAGTCCGTTTCGCAGCTCATTCTCCAACGGTTACCTGTGACCGTAGAGCTCGCGATTGGCACGATGATCGTCGCAACGGTGATTGCCTTTCCCCTTGGTATCGCGGCGGCGGTGATGAAGGGGCGTGTAGCCGACTTCGTCGCTATGTTTGCTTCGACCGTTGGGATTTCCGTGCCGCCGTTTTGGCTCGGCATTCTGTTTCTGTTGCTGTTCACGGTGAAGTTTCATCTCGTATCCAATTCGCTCTACGTCCCGCTTTGGCAAGACCCCGTCAAAAACTTCGAGTGTATGTTGCTGCCGTGCGTCGCAACAGGAATCCGGGAAGCGGCCGTGTTATTGCGCATGCTTCGGTCCAGCCTCGTCGATGCGCTTGGCGAGGACTTTGTGCGGACGGCGTGGGCGAAGGGGCTCAAGGGCGCGAGCGTCACCCTCAGGCACGCGCTGCCCAACGCGCTGGTACCGGTTCTCACGGCAGGGGGACTTCAAATTGCAGGGCTCTTGGGCGGACTCGTGATTACGGAGCAAGTGTTCTCGCTCCCTGGGTTTGGGCAGCTCCTAGTTCAAAGTGTGTTTAGTCGAGACTACACCACGGTGCAGGGAACGGCCCTTGTCGCGGCCCTCATCGTCATTCTCGTCAATCTTGTCATCGATCTCACGTACAGCCGAATTGATCCGCGCATCCGCGCCGGCGGGGGAGGCGTAGAGGGATGAGCCTTGCACCTGAACCTCAGTCTTCATCGACCCATCCAGCCTCTGTCGAGGCGAGCGTTCCCGCACCGAAAACGTCGCGGAGTGTGAACCCATCGCTCGTCATCGGCGCAGTGCTCGTGGTTGTCATCTTGGCTGTATCCGTCCTTGCACCGTACCTTTCTCCCTACGGACCCAATCAGGTAGATTACAGCGCGGTGCTTCAGCCGCCGTCCGCGCACCATTGGTTCGGCACAGATCAACTCGGGCGCGATCAGCTGGCCAGGATTCTGTACGGCGCTCGCACGTCGATGGAGGTCAGCGTAGGGGCACTGGTGGTCGGTGCGGGAATCGGTGTTCCTGTTGGGCTCGTGGCAGGGTATTTTCGTGGTTTTTTGGACACCTGGCTGATCATGCGCATCATCGACGCCATTCAGGCGTTTCCATTTCTCATCCTGGCCCTCGTGCTCGCGGCCATGCTCGGCCCAGGTTCGCGCAATGCGATGATTGCCATAGGCATCGGCTTGGTGCCCACCTTCGCGCGTACGGCCCGGGCACAGATGTTGCAGGAACTGGGGAAGGACTACATTGACGCCGCGAGGGTCGTGGGATGCACGCACGCACGCATCATCTTTCGCCACATACTTCCCAATGCCTTGACGCCCATTATCGTGCAAGCCACCTTGGCCATGGCGTCCAGTATCGTCGCGGAGGCGAGCTTGGAATATTTGGGGCTCGGCGTTCAGCCCCCGACGGCGAGCTGGGGTTCAATGCTGCAGTCCGCCCAAGGTTATCTCCAGCTAGCGCCGTGGCTGGTCTTGTTCCCCGGACTTGCGCTCGTGTTCAGCGTCGTCGCGTTTAACTTTCTCGGGGACGGCGTCCAACGCTGGCTCAACCGGCGGCTTTCGTAAACGGCAACGCGGCAGGCTCCGCCCCGACACGCTCCGTGTCATATTCCGCGTCCCTCCCGCCTATGATGTATTAACTTGGACAAGGGAGGGACCGGAGCGTGGTGCCAACGGATCCGAAGTCGTCCCCGCACGCATCTTCAGCGCATACGGTTCTGCCATGGGCGCGCCGCCGATCCGGCATAGCGGCGTCGCCGGAGACCGAGCGCCGCTCACGACCGGAAGTCCACTCGCTTGACGTGCCGGACCTCATGGATCGTCATAAGTTTCTCCGCGAAATCCTGAAGAGCTGGCGCGAACTCGAGATCGCCAGGCGCCAGTTCGAAACCGTCTCGGACCCACTCTTGATCGATCACGTCGTGTTTCGCATGAGTGCCGCAGAGCGCCAGCTCAATTACCTGTTTCGACTGGCGCGAGAAAACGGCATCAAATTCGATGGACCCGAGTTCGACTGGACCTCCGACGAATGGCGCGTCGAATGAAGCTGGGGAGGGTCGGCTATGCACGTCTCGTCCGTGTGGCTGTGGTGCGGTGCCGTGCTGCTCGGCGCCCTCGTGGCCAGTCAGTTTTTCCAAAAGCCGAGTCGCGCGTTTCTGTGGATGCTGCGCGGTTTGGTGGTCGGTTGCCTGCTCATGGTGGTGGTCGACGTCATCGGAAGCTATCTCGGGTTTCACCTTCCGGTCAATCCCGTGACCGTCCTCGCTGCCGGCTTCCTCGGTCTTCCAGGGCTTGCTGCTCTCGCCGTCCTTCACCTATGGGTACTTGCGTAGCCGCTCCGTGCCAGGCCGCCGGGGCGGCTTGCGCAATTTCCGCGCCATCCTTCCGAGGTACTTGCCGATCCCGGGCACGCTGCGAAATTCCTCTTCCGTCATCGCGCCGGATCGCGCGACGAGAAGCAGATAGACGAGGGCGCCGACGCCGCCTGCGATGAGCAGTTCAAGGACGGCCTCCAGGCGCACTTCCGGCCCATGGGTCCCGTGAAACAGCCGCATGAATCCGTAGTCCGCGCCGAACATGGCGATCCCGGCGATGAGCGCGGCGCGGAAAAACGGCCGCATCAGCTTGCGCAGCGAGAAGCGGACCTGCCCGTACTTGCGGACGGCCGCCACGTTCAGGAGAGAGGAGACGATGTACCCGAACGTCGTGGCGAGCGCCGCCCCGAGCGCGCTGTGCAAGCTGAGGATGAGGGCGAAGTTGAGCGCCGTCTTGATGCCGAGGCCGATGAACATGTTTCGAACCGGGCGATACATCTTGCCCAGGCCCTGCAGGACGTAGGTCGAAATGAGCTCCATGCTCGCGAAGATGCTCATGAAAGACACGGTCGAGATAATGTTCGATCCGGCCGTGGTGCCAAACAGAGCCAGATTGATGGGGCGGCTCAGCACGAGCAGCGCGGCCGACGTCGGGAAGCTCATGAGGAACATCGTTCGGAGCGTGAACGTGATATTCGCCTGCAGATCGCCTTGGTTCCGTTTGGCCTTCGCCGCCGAAACGCTCGGCAGCACTGACACGCCGATGGCGTAGGCGAAGGACATGGGCAGCATGACGAGGTACATGGCTTGGCGCGTCAGGATGCCGTAATTGGCGACCGCCTGCGCGTAGCTCTCGCCGCTCATCTGCAGAAGGTTGGTCACGGTCCACGAATCGACGAGGTTCGCGATGGGCACGACCAGCCCGCCCAAGCTGACGGGCAGGGCGATGCGGTAGACCATGCGCAGAATTTGGCTGCTGCGAAACGGGCTTTCGTCGTAGCCCAGCGGCCGTTCTCGCCGGCGAACGGGGAGCGCGTAAGCGACAAGGAGGACAAGCCCCGCGAGGCCGCCGACAAATCCGCCGAAGGTCGCGGCAGCCGCGCCATACACGGCGCGATCGCGGTGCCAAACGTCCACCACCAGGTACGCACCTGCCACCATGGCGATCACGCGGAACAGCTGTTCAAACGTCTGCGAGTAGGCGGGTCCCTCGAGGCGCTGAAATCCCTGCAGATAGCCGCGCAACCCGCTCATCGCTGGGATGACGAGCAGCATCAGCGACACGGCGCGGATGCTGGGCACGTTTTGCTCGACGGACGCCGTGCTGTCTTTCAAGGAGATCATGTGCGCGAAGACGGGTGCGGCAAACCACATGACCGCGAAAGCGCAGACACTGAAGAGCATGAGCGAGCGCATCGTGACGCGGTAGATGTGCTCGACAACCGCGCGCTCTCCGCGCGCCCGGCGTTCGGCAATAAGCTTGCCCATGGCGAGCGGAAAGCCCGCCGTCGCGAGTTGTTGAAGGATATTGTAAACGGCATATGCGTTTCCGTAGATGCCGTTTCCTGTCGGTCCAATGATGGCAGTCACGGGAATCACCCAGACTAGCCCCAGCACCTTGGCGAGGGCCACGCAGATCACGTAGAGAGAGGTTCCGCGAGCCAGCTTGGCCGTACCCGATCCGGGCGATTTCACCTCTCCACCCCCATTTCGAAGAGATTATAGCATGGCCCCCCATTCAACACCCGAATTCGCAGACGAAGGGGAACCGTTGGGCCGGTTCGACATACGGTGAAGTGAGTGAGAATGAGCGCAACGGATGGGCTCCGCGTATGCCCCGATGCGTTTCGTGCAAGACTGGTCCTATGTGACGGTGAAAATGGCCTCTCTGAGAAGGTGATGGGGAGATGAAGGAGATGGCGGACCTCGAGGCGCTTTGGGGAGCGGCTTGTCCGTCCGACAGTTGCATCATCTGCGGGCGCGCCGGCTTGGAGGGCATGCGAGTCTGCGGTCAGTTGATTTGCAACGCGTGTGAGCGCGAGATCGTCCAGACCGATGTGGAGGACGACGATTATCAGCATTACGTGGAGCAGATGAAGCTGATTTGGCTATCAGCTTTGGCGCTGTGAACGCGAGTTTTAAGAAGTTTGATGGAGAAGTGGAGAAGGCGCATCGCGTATGCGGTGCGCCTTCGCGCGTAGGTGGGTAGGTGGAGGCGATCTCCGGGACGACATCCGCTGGTGCTGCCGATTCGCGCCGTGTGCGCGGATGCGGGACGCGCCGCAAGGCTCGGCCGTCGCAGCGATGTGTGTGCCGCGGGTGTGCCGCGATGCCGAACCGCGTGAGCGTGGAGCGATGCGCGAGTCGCCATGGTACAATGGGGACAGCATTCGCGACGTGCAAAGGGGCGTTGAAACAGCGTGAGCAAAGTCGTCTGGCCGCTCTTTGGACTGTTGTACGCCATCGCGAGCGCGGTGGCCATAGGTTGGCTGATCCGGCACGAGGTGGCGAGGCGCGCCGAAAGGTTTCGCCGCGGGGGACCCGGTGAGTGACGCAGGGCATGAGACAGGACACTTCCATGGCTGCTCTGGCGGAGACCTTCATGGCTGAGACGCCCATCTTGGACCGGTTGATGCGACACGCGGCCAGAGAGCGCGCGTCATTTCATGTGCCAGGTCACCACGGCAGGTATCTGCCCCAGCCGCTATCGTCTTGGCTTGGCCAGGCCTTGAAGTTGGACCTCACCGAGCTAGAGGGCCTCGACAACTTTCACAGCGCAAGCGACTGCATCGCGGCGTCCGAGGAACTTTGCGCGCGCCACTACGGGGCGCACCGAACCTACTACTCGGTGAACGGGGCGACGGCGTGCGTGATGGCGGCCATCAAGGGCGCGTGCCAGGCGCCGGGCGACCGCGTGCTCGTTATGGGACCCTGTCACATGAGTGTGTGGCGCGGGCTCGTGTATGCCGACGCAAGCCCTCTTTGGGTGGCGAGCCCGTGGGATGCCTCGCGCCAGGCGTTTCAACCGCCTTCGCCTGAGGCGCTCGAGGTGGCCCTCACCCAACGGCCAGGCGTCCGGGCTGTGTTTGTGACAAGTCCCACGTATCAGGGGTTTGCCGCGGACGTTCGCGCGCTTGCCGATGTGGCGCATCGCCATGGCGCCCTGCTCCTGGTGGATGAGGCGCACGGGGCGCACTTTGGGCTGGACCCGCGCCTGCCCCTTCACAGCGTGGCACAGGGCGCTGATATCGTCGTCCAAAGCCCGCACAAGACGCTTCCTTGCTTGACACAGGCGGCTTGGGTTCACGTGTCGCGGCCTGATGTTGCGCGCGCCGTCCACGAGGCGCTCTTGTTTCTCCACACCACGAGCCCATCATACCTGCTCCTCGCGGCCCTCGATGCCGCGCAGGCGTTTCTGCGATCCGGCCGCGACATCGTGCGCGAGACCTTGGATCGGATCGAGATGTATCGCGGATTCGACGAGCGCGAGGACCCCATGCGCCTATGGGTCCCGACCGGTGCGGAGAGCAGGAGCGCCGAGTTGGCCAGGCGGCTCGAGGCGGACGGCATGTTTCTCGAATACTGGGACGCCTGTGGCGCCCTCGCGCTCTTTGGCTTTGGCCAGACGGAGCGCGACTTCGCCCGGTTTTTTGCCGTCTACGAGGCGTGGCGAGCTGAGGATGACGCCGCCGAACACGATGAATCGCCGATGGTGGCGCATCTCTACGAGCTTCCCGCGGACGTCGATGTTCGTCCGAGCGAGACGGAGCGATTGCCGAGCCGCCGCGTCCCGCTCCGCGAAGCGGCGGGGTGTATCGCCAAGCGCCCCATCGCGCCGTATCCTCCGGGCGTGCCGGCGGTATGGCCCGGCCAGGTCATCTCTCGAGCGCACGCCGACGTGCTCGCGCAGATGTGGGCCAAGGGCTACGACATCGTGGGTGTGGATACCGACGGAACCATTGAGGTGTGCGATGCGTAAGGGACTGTTCATTGCATTTGAGGGGATCGACGGGGCCGGCAAGACCACGCAGCTCCTCCGCATTGCGGCTTGGCTGGAGGCGCAGGGCTTTGCTGTCGTCGTCACCCGCGAGCCCGGCGGCACGCGCATCGGCGACGCCGTGCGGGCCATCTTGCTCGATCCGCGCCATCAGGAGATGGCGCCCCGCACCGAGGCGCTCCTCTACGCCGCCTCTCGCGCGCAACACGTCGAGGAGCTCATCCGGCCCGCGCTGATGCGCGGCGAGATCGTCCTCTGCGACCGGTTTGTGGACGCGTCCATCGCCTATCAGGGGGCGGGGCTCGGGCTCGGCGAGGCCTGGGTCGAGGCGCTGAACGACTACGCGCTCGGGGGACTGCGCCCCGACCTGACACTCTGGTTCGATCTCGACTGGGCCACGGCGCGTGCGCGCCTTCATGCGCGCGCGGATGGCCGGGGGTTGGACCGGGTGGAGCGGCGCGATCGCGCCTTTTTCGAGCGGGTGGCGGACGCGTTTGAACGGCTGTGGCAAGCCGATCCGCAGGCGCGCAGGCGGATCGACGCGTCCAGAACGCCGGAGGAGATTGAGCAGGAGATCCGGGCGATGGTATGGAATCTCATCCAACAACACTTGTAGAGGTGGGTGAGCCCACGTGAAGCTCGTCATCGCGGTGGTTCAGGATAAAGACAGCAACAAGCTGGCTCAAAATCTCGTGAAAGAGGACATTCGCGCGACGAAGCTGGCGTCGACTGGCGGATTTCTGCACGCAGGCAACACGACCTTCCTGATTGGCGTCGAAGACCACCTGGTGGATCGGGTGATGCAAATTATCCAGCGCTCGTGCAAAGCGCGGGAGCAGGTCGTGGCGCCCATGTCGCCGATGGGGGCGAGCATGGAGTCGTACATCCCGTACCCGGTCAACGTGCAGGTCGGTGGCGCGACGGTGTTTGTGCTCGACATCGAGCGGTTTGAACAGTTTTGACGCGGGAAAGGCGGGTTGCGAGCTTGGCGGAGTGGGATGTGGCGAACCGCCCGGATGGCGCCGGCGAGTTGCCGGAGGCCGTGGTGCAGCGGCTTCGCGCGGGGGAGCTCTGGCATGCGCTGCTTTTGATTGGCGAGCGAACCCAGACGGTGAGGGCGGTCAGGTGGTTGGCCCAAGCCCTGCTCTGCAGCGCGCCAGCCGCGGAGGCGCCGTGCGGGCGGTGCCGAAGCTGCGCGCAGTTTGCGGCCGGATCGCACCCCGACTTTTGGACTTCGGGCGAAGAGGGGCTCAGGGCCGGCGATGTCGAGGCGCTTCAATCGTGGCTCGCGACGAAGGGCCACGGTGCGCGCAAGGTGTACGCGCTCCTGGGGGTGGACGAGATGACGCCCGTCGCCGCCAATCGCCTGCTGAAGACGCTGGAGGAACCGGCGCCAGAGACCTACGCGCTTCTCACCGCAACGAGCCGCCAGAAGGTGATCTCCACACTGCGGTCTCGCTCGTTTACCTGTCTCCTCTCTGCAGCACCTCCATTTACCTCCACAGATCCAGCGTCGATGTCGGTGGTGGGCCGCTTGTCGAGCGCGGAAGATCCTTCGTTTGCCGGGTTCATGGAACGGGTGATAGAATGGACGGAGACGTGGCTCCGAGGCGGCGCATCGCCGTGGGAGTTGGCCGCGTCTTGGCAATCCCTTGCGAAGGATATCCCCGCGGAAGACGGCCTGCTGCTCCTCGCCGAGTGGCTCCGCGAGCTCATGCGCGTTCGCGCGGGTGCTCAGGCGGACCGATTTGCGGCATGGCAGGAGGCCGCGAGGCGCATTGCTCCCATTCTCGAGGTGGAGCAGTACGCGGCGTGTGTCCAGGTGGTGATGGACGCGAGGCTTCGCCTTCAGTCGCACGTCGCTTTGCTGCTCAACCTTGAGCAGATGTGCGTCCGTTTGCGGGAGGTTACAACCTCATGGTGACGATAGTCGGCGTGCGCTTCAAACCCGCCGGGAAGATTTATTATTTCGATCCCGGCGATCTCCCGATAGAAAAAGGCGCGGACGTGATCGTCGAGACCACGCGCGGCATCGAGTGCGGGCGCGTGGTGGTCGGCCCCAAACAGGTGGGGGAAGAGGACGTCGTGTTGCCGCTGAAGGAGGTCATGCGGATCGCCACCGACGCGGACAAGGCGGTTGTGGAGGAGAATGTCCGGCGGGCGAAGCAGGCGATGGGCGTGTTTCGCGAAAAGGTGGCAAAGCATGGCCTGGAGATGAAGCTGGTGGACGCGGAGTACACGTTCGACCGGAACAAGCTCATCTTCTACTTCACGGCCGACGGGCGCGTCGATTTTCGCGAACTGGTGAAAGATTTGGCCAGCGTGTTCCGCGTGCGCATCGAGCTTCGGCAGATTGGCGTGCGCGACGAGGCGAAGATTCTGGGCGGTATCGGCCCGTGCGGAAGGCTTCTGTGTTGCTCCACCTGGATGGGCGAGTTCGATCCCGTCTCGATTCGCATGGCGAAGGACCAGAGCCTGTCGCTCAATCCGTCCAAGATCTCGGGCTTGTGCGGCCGCCTGATGTGTTGCTTGAAGTTCGAGAACGACGCATACCACGACCAGGATGCGATGGCGTAAAGAGGTTGGTGTCCAGACGTGGACAAACAATCGCTGTTTGTGCAGGTTGCGAATTTGGAGGCGCGCATCGGCGAGCTGTACGAGGAGCTCGGATCGCTGAAACACCAGATTCAGGAACTCATCGAGGAAAATCAGCGGCTGCAGCGGGAAAACGAACATTATCAGGCGCTGATGATGGGAAAGGGCCTGCCTGAGTCGGGCTCGGCGCAGGAGAACCTGCGCAGGATTTATCGAGAAGGATTTCACATCTGCAATGTCAAATATGGGAGCCTGCGCACAGACGGGGAATGTCTTTTTTGTCTGGCGTTCATCGAACGCGCTTGACGGCACGGGCCCGTTCGGCGCGCCTCAGGGGCGCGATCGAGCGGGCTCTTTTGATATCAAGAAGCGTGGAGGAGAAACGGGTGACCGATGAGCTGAAACGAGAGCGCGGGTGCCTGTACGTGTGCAGCACGCCCATCGGCAACCTGCGCGACGTGTCCCTGCGGCTCCTGGACGTGCTCCGGGATGCGGATGTCATCCTGTGTGAGGACACGCGCCAGACGCGAAAGCTGTTGGCGCGCTACGAGATCCCGGGCGGAGAGAGGCTGGTGAGCTTTCACGAGCACAACGAAGCTTCGCGCACCGCGTGGCTGGAGGCGCGCCTGCGCGAGGGCGCTCAGGTGGCGCTCGTGACGGACGCAGGCACGCCGCTCATCTCCGATCCCGGCGATTCCGCGGTGGCGGCGGCGATCCGAGCAGGCGTGCCGGTGGTGCCCGTTCCTGGCCCTAGCGCGTTTTTGGCGGCGCTCATGGCGAGTGGCTTGCCCGCCACGCCGTTTGTGTACCTCGGCTTTCCGCCGCGATCGCGCTCGGAGTTCGCGCGCTTTCTGGCGCCTTATCGCGGCTTGGCGGCCACGCTCGTGATGTACGAGTCGCCGCACCGCGTCCTGAACCTGGTGCGATGGCTCGCGGAGGAGCTGGGCGACAGGCAGGCGGTGGTGGCGAAAGAGATGACGAAACTCCACGAGGCGTTTTGGCGCGGGACGCTCACGGATCTCGCGCGCCGGCTCGAGG
This genomic interval carries:
- the rsmI gene encoding 16S rRNA (cytidine(1402)-2'-O)-methyltransferase, with protein sequence MTDELKRERGCLYVCSTPIGNLRDVSLRLLDVLRDADVILCEDTRQTRKLLARYEIPGGERLVSFHEHNEASRTAWLEARLREGAQVALVTDAGTPLISDPGDSAVAAAIRAGVPVVPVPGPSAFLAALMASGLPATPFVYLGFPPRSRSEFARFLAPYRGLAATLVMYESPHRVLNLVRWLAEELGDRQAVVAKEMTKLHEAFWRGTLTDLARRLEEEGARGEYVVLIDNRGAKPEQANDGGEARWDEAVQMVERLLAEGVSHKEAVKRASEACGVKRRDLYNATLSEGR